The window CTAAAACTAAATGGCATTTATGGCATCCATCATAGAttcaggcaaggcaagtttgtttgtatagcacaactggtacacaaagtaattcgaaGGGCTTTAGAGAATAAGACATtaaatcaaaacgtaaataatcattataaaattaatattaaaagaaaagagtgcagaataaaaccttaCAGTCATATACActgctaaacagaaccattttgagccttgaTTTAGACATTGTcaaacatgttggagatgtactttgatgctggtccatggagacacttgttcacaagcagagctgctttaaagtctattctctgagccacaggagtcagtgcagagacctgagcacaggacttgaAGCATGTGTGTGTTATCCTGTGTCTGTTTGTCCTTACTGTTTGTATCTATGTGATTTTGCTGGGCAGTGTCTGTGAAAAAGAATTTCCCCTTGGGGATAATAAagatctgtctgtctgtcttatGTGCTCACACTTATTGATTCTGGTCAGGACCCGAgtagcagtgttctggatgtactgcagctgtgttaaggctcgtttggagaggccagtgagcaggacgttacagtagtctaacctactggagacaaatgcgcagataagtctctctaagtctgattttgacagtatacctttcatttttgcaatgttttttttttatggtaatAAAAtggatgttattgatttgatgcggctgttaaagttcaagtctgagtccattattacccctagatttctagcctgatttgaaggttttagagagagagactggaggctACCACTGGCagtttctctatgtttctggtGAAAAAAGACAGCATGCAGAGATTGATCAAAACAGGTcacaggattgacccctggggcaccgcACAGTTCAGGGCCATGTCATCTGAGACATAGTTTCCAAGAggtaaagttaaataaaaaggtaaagtaaagaaggaagcagcaggagtaTGCAAGGATAGCTTCTGCagtcttcagaagcaggaagcatTTTAATAGAAGAGTCCTAGATAAAATATTTCAGCTCCTCTTGTGAATTGAACAATGCTGCAGATTTAAGAGAAAGCTCTAAAATGGAGTATGTGTGTATCTGCTCCTATGGTTAGATGGCTTTAGTTCTCCAACAAAGTCCAACAGAAGATTGTATTTAAGtgcattcatgttttaattaatcTCTGAATAATAatctataaaacaaaaatccctTACCTGCTTTGCCCAGTATCTTTCCAACACCCACAGCTATATCCACAGCATCCAGAGGAGAATCTTCAGAGGTGACGTCATCCAGACAGTCCTGGATCTTCTTCACATCCTCCATGAATTTCTGGAAGGTCTCGCTGGCCCTCTTCTGCTGGGTGTGGTTGACCCCGATCTCGGTTGCCGTGGTGACTGCACTGTTGACTCCGCTGGTGATGCCTAGTCCCACCCCTGTCATGGTGAGGGCCAAAGAGGCTCCTGCAGTCACAGGGATCAGAGCCAGCCCAATGATGGACAGTATCCCTCCCACAGCCCCGACAGAGCTGCCCGTCACACTGGAGATACGTGCGCCCATGTTCATGCGGTCCAACTGAACAGCagtctcctccagctccttcagaaACTGCTGCATTCTGGGCTCAGACTCACTGAAGAGCTGCATGAAGCTGCTGCAGTACTCCTCTTGGAACAGGAACACCATCCTGAAGGCCTCATCCTGCCTGAGAACaataacataaacacacactgacttAGAACATATTAGTCAGgtttatttaatgccatattacaAGTAATGCAGAGAACTTCAGACAGGTGGCTGATGTACAGTATAATGTGAGTGGAGTGGGTGTGTGGGCCTATTATTTGTTCAGTATTATTCTTTTAATCAAAACTTGTCTTACCTGAGTTCCTGAAGCAGAGTAATGATGTCCAGCATCTTTTGAACATTGTCTTCTGAGATTTCTTCATCGATGTTCaccacaggactgaaaaagctgAAGTCGCTCAAAGGCCTGTAAAGTAAACATTACCCTTACTCTACTggcaaaatgtatatatatatatatatatatatatatatatatatatatatatatatatatatatatatatatatatatatatatatatatatatatatatatatatatattatgcctactcaaataaacaataataataaacaataaactctGTAATGGCCATTTTGACACACAAAGTAACTTCACAGTTTGGTTTACTGTTAATGTTTATCTACACTATTGGCTGTTTCTAAAATGTTCTTACATTTGTACAACTGGACTATTCAAACAATATTGACTTCTCAGTCACTCTCTGGTTATTCAAACTTCTTCTGTAACCACAACTGCACTTTGGCAGATTGAAGAAGCTCTGGCTTTTATACCTATGAGCCCTCCAAAAACCACAAAGTTACACTTAAACACATACAGACGAGGGTGACACTATACACATTTCCAGTAGCTCTGAGAACATGTGTCTCTTTACCCTTTCTTGATGGTGGCGCAGATCCTCTGCACAGCCTGGATGTACTGGTCCAGCTGATAGGCCAGAACCTCCACATTCTGCAGTTTGGGGCTGAAGAATTCTTTGTTGTCTCGTTTGAActccaccagcagggggcagatgtTCTTAGCTGCAGTGATGATGTCCTGCACTGTGCCCAGATCACCCCCTTCAGGCAGCAGTAGCACTGGGTTCTCCTCCTGAAACACCTGCACAGAAGTGACAGCCAGTCTCTCCACAGCGTCCAGGAACACGTCCAGAGTCTGCAGCCCCATCAGGGAGGTCTTCAGAGAGGCACTCAGCTCCTCCTGCAGCTGC of the Periophthalmus magnuspinnatus isolate fPerMag1 chromosome 8, fPerMag1.2.pri, whole genome shotgun sequence genome contains:
- the LOC117375216 gene encoding uncharacterized protein LOC117375216; translation: MEEVSQEEELSTRADLTEALYVYTLETFSYIETLRDFMDGLSTWMLTRETELNLLLDIKERAARINLGLRHVTESQDKGNAFMEFMRSKLFSADQQKTQLQEELSASLKTSLMGLQTLDVFLDAVERLAVTSVQVFQEENPVLLLPEGGDLGTVQDIITAAKNICPLLVEFKRDNKEFFSPKLQNVEVLAYQLDQYIQAVQRICATIKKGPLSDFSFFSPVVNIDEEISEDNVQKMLDIITLLQELRQDEAFRMVFLFQEEYCSSFMQLFSESEPRMQQFLKELEETAVQLDRMNMGARISSVTGSSVGAVGGILSIIGLALIPVTAGASLALTMTGVGLGITSGVNSAVTTATEIGVNHTQQKRASETFQKFMEDVKKIQDCLDDVTSEDSPLDAVDIAVGVGKILGKAGAVGKGIDAMVDLASGVVVRGAEEAVAGAGKVLAEEGAALRNVPRVASELPDVGQAAARGPLALSRGARGGFIALNALFLGMDVFFIVKDSMSLARGSETELSKFIRARSALWHSEMTSWQKIHKLLENGKPSFKRKQAILMSEFYLEEEIQREGQTIWETD